Genomic window (Dyadobacter fanqingshengii):
TTAATAATGAGGTCGTCTTCTCCCTATTTATACCGGTAAGTAATTCTTGCCTTTGATAAGTCGTAAGGAGACATTTCCAACTTAACACGGTCACCCGGCAAAATTTTTATATAGTGCATTCTCATCTTTCCTGAAATGTGTGCAATAACTTCATGCTTATTCTCTAAAATTACACGAAACATTGCATTGGAAAGCGCTTCTAAAATAACTCCGTCTTGTTCGATTGATGCTTGTTTTGCCATTCGTAGCGTTAATTACATTACTTCAACCATAAGGCTGGTGTTGGCCGTCACTTTTTCTATATAATCGAATGTTGTCAGAATCTCGGCTTTGCCTTTACGAACAACAACCGTGTGCTCAAAATGAGCTGAATATTTTCTGTCTGTTGTCCTGATTGTCCAACCGTCGCGCTCTTGCATGACCGTTTTCACACCGAGATTAATCATTGGCTCAATTGCTAAAACCATTCCTTCTCGCAATCGGATACCTTTTCCTCTTTTTCCGTAGTTTGGCACCTCAGGGCTTTCATGGAGATCTTTCCCAACACCGTGTCCTACTAATTCCCGCACAACCGTATATCCTCTTTCTTCCACGTAATTCTGAACAGCAAATCCAACATCACCTATCCTAAGTCCATCTACCGCTTGCTCAATTCCTTTGTATAACGATCTTTTCGTCGCAGTCAACAGGTCCCTAACCTCCTGCGTCACCTCCCCAACGGGATAAGTATAAGCGCTATCACTATGAAAACCGTTTAACTTAACACCACAGTCGATCGAAACGATGTCTCCTTCTTTCAATGCGTAGTTTCCTGGAATACCATGAACCACAACTTCATTTACAGAAATACAGAGAGATGCAGGAAATTTATTAAATCCTTTAAAAGACGGGATGCCTCCATAGTCTCTTATATACTCCTCAGCAACAGCATCGAGCTTGTTAGTTGTCACTCCTGGCTTAACCCATAGTGCAACCTCAGCATGCGCTTTGCCTAAAACTTGCGCACTTTTTCTTATCAGCTCAATCTCCTCCTCTGTCTTTAAATAAATCATCACAAATGTCAGATAGCAACACTCTCAGTCCTACCTGTAACACGCCCAGACTTCATCAACCCTTCGTATCTACGCATTAACAGATAACTTTCAATTTGTTGAAGCGTATCCAAAACAACCCCTACCATAATTAGTAAAGAGGTTCCTCCGAAGAAATGTGCAAAATCTGTTGACACACCCAAAAGACTGGCAAATGCCGGCAATGTTGCAACAACTGCAAGCATCAGAGATCCGGGGAACGTAATGCGGTCAAGTATCGAGCTGATATATTCAGAAGTTTGCTGTCCCGGTTTTACACCAGGAATAAAGCCACCACCTCTTTTCATATCATCTGCAATCTGTTGCGGATTGACCGATATTGCTGTATAAAAGAATGTAAATACAATGATCAAAACAGCAAATAACAAATTGTATTGCCAAGTGGTATAATTCGCGAAGATCGTCGCAACATTACTCGCAAAATCACTTTTTTCTGCAAAATAAGATGCGCCCAGCGATGGAATAAACATCAGCGCCTGAGCAAAAATGATCGGCATTACACCAGCAGCATTAAGCTTTAACGGCAAATACTGACGCTGCCCACCCATCACACGATTACCAACAACCTGCTTTGCGTATTGGATTGGTATCCTACGTACTGCTTGCGTCAACATTACTGCACCCATTATCACAAAATAAAGAGCGACGATTTCAAGTACTGTCAACAAAATCTGACCGCTACCGCGTGACACGAACTCCTTGTAAATTGCTCCTGGGAATCTGGAAACAATACCGATCATAATCAGCATTGATATCCCGTTGCCAATTCCTTTATCTGTAATTCTCTCTCCCAACCACATACAGAACATTGTTCCAGCAGTTAAAACAAAAACAGAGGATATAGAGAAAAGGCTTCTTGATACCAATAAAGCCTCATCAGGAACTGTAGTATTTAAATAAGCTGTACCCTGAACCAGAGTAACCACGATAGTAAGAACTCTGGTGATTTGATTCAGCTTCTTACGGCCAGACTCTCCTTCTTTTTGCATCTTCTGAAAATACGGCAAGGCCATAGTCAGAAGTTGAATTGCAATCGAAGCCGAGATATATGGCATGATACCCAACGCAAAAATCGATGCCTTACTGAATGCCCCTCCTAAAAAGGTATCCAGAAGACCCAACAATCCCTGAGTGGAAACATTCATTTGATCCGGTTCAACGCCGGGCAAAGCCACGTAAGACCCCAAACGGAAAATCGTTATAAACAAAAGAGTGTTGAGAATTCTTGTTCTCAACTCTTCAATTGCAAATATGTGTTTTATAGTCTCTAAAAATCGTTTCATGTCGTGGGCTTACATTAGCTATTCATTATAAACAACTTGCGCTTACAAGAACAACAAAATTATAACTTAACCGCCTTACCTCCAGCTTTCTCAATAGCTTCAACAGCTGATGCGGAAAATCCGTTTGCCTGAACCTCAACTGCGATCGACACCTGGCCTCTATTCAGAATTTTAACTAAATCCTTTTTAGCGCACAAGCCATTCTCGCGAATCAAATCCAACGTAATTACGGCCGCACCGGTTTTTTCAGCCAATGCCTGAATTGCGTCGAGATTGAGGGCTTTATATTCTACCCGATTTATATTATTAAACCCAAATTTTGGTAAACGTCTTTGAAGCGGCATTTGACCACCCTCAAAACCCACCTTCCGGCTGTAACCAGAACGTGATTGAGCTCCTTTATGTCCACGTGCAGCTGTTCCTCCTTTTCCGGAGCCCTGACCACGTCCAACTCTCTTTCCTGTCTTAACAGAGCCAACAGCCGGTTTTAATGAACTAAGATTCATAACTTTAATTATATGTTAAATTTCTTCTACTTTAACCAAGTGGCTTACCTTGCGGATCATACCAGCAATGGCATCGCTATTTTCCTTTTCAACCGTTCTGTTCAACTTACCAAGACCCAAGGCCTTAATAGTAAGCTTTTGTCTTTCCGGACGATCGATTGTGCTTTTAATTTGTGTAATACGTACTTTTGACATGATCACTCTCAGATAAGGGAAAATCCTTCGGACTATCCGTTGAATACTTTGTCCAATTTAACACCTCGCTGGAAAGCAACCTGATGAGGAGCTCTCATTTTCAACAAAGCATCAATTGTGGCTTTGATAACGTTGTGAGGATTCGAAGATCCTTTAGACTTTGCAAGTACATCCTTAATACCAGCACTTTCAAGAACAGCCCGCATAGGTCCACCAGCAAGTACTCCTGTTCCAGGTGCAGCTGGTTTAATTAATACAAACCCTCCGCTGAACTTGCCTTCCATCTGATGAGGAACTGTATGCTTGAGCATTGGAACTTGTATCAGGTTCTTTTTAGCATCATCAATGCCCTTAGCGATTGCATCCGTTACTTCGTTTGCCTTGCCAAGTCCATATCCAACGACACCGTTTCCATCTCCAACCACAACAATGGCCGAAAAGCTAAAACGACGACCACCCTTTACTACTTTTGCAACCCGATTGATCGCAACTACGCGTTCTTTCAGATCCGATTCGTTAACCTTTGAAGGTTTTGTATTTGTAGACATAGTCTTTGTTATACTTAGAATTTCAGGCCACCCTCACGAGCTCCTTCGGCCAATGCTTTTACTTTACCATGGTACAAATATCCATTTCTGTCGAAAACGACAGCCTGAATACCCGCCTCTTGCGCTTTTTCAGCTATTTTTTTACCAACCTGCTGGGCTGCCTCAACATTAGAATTTTCTTTTCTTCCGCCAAGATCAACCGATGATGCACTTGCAAGTGTAACACCATTGATATCATCTATAATTTGCGCGTAAATGCTGGTGTTAGAACGAAAAACCGATAATCTCGGACGTTCAGAACTACCTTTCACCTTCTTACGAATGTGATATTTAAGTCGTTGTCTTCTATCTACTTTTGCGGTAGCCATTTTCAAACTTGTCTTACTTGTTATAAACTAATTCCGTGACTTACTACTTTTTAGAAGCAGATTTTCCAGCCTTACGACGAACAACCTCACCGACAAAACGAATCCCTTTTCCTTTGTAAGGTTCAACCTTACGCAATGACTTGATTTTCGCAGCAACTGATCCAATCAGCTCCTTATCAATGCCTTCTAAAATAACCTTAGGGTTTTGACCCTTTTCGGAAGTCGTTGTAAGCTTAATTTCCTGCGGAATAGCCATAAAAATATTGTGAGAATATCCCAATTGCAATTCGAGCACATTATTTGCCGCGCTTGCTTTGTAACCCACACCAATAATTTCTAACTCCTTCTTGTATCCAGCATCCACTCCGATCACCATATTGTTGATCAAAGATCTATACAATCCGTGAAGTGCTTTATGACGCTTCTGCTCAGTAGGGCGACTTACTTTTAGTTCACTGCCTTCAATTTCAACGCTGATATCGCTATCAACTGTCTGATGCAATGTTCCTTTTGGTCCTTTTACCGAGACTACATTACCTTCTGCAACTGATACAGAAACACCTGCCGGCAAAACGATAATTTTATTTCCTATACGTGACATTTCCTGAATAACTTTTAAATATTAATACACGAAACATAACACTTCCCCGCCAACATTAAGCGTTTTGGCCTCCTTGTCAGTCATCACACCCTTAGAGGTTGAAATGATAACAGTTCCTAAACCACCTAACACGCGTGGTAATGTTGATGAACCTGAATATTTACGAAGTCCAGGCTTACTAACCCTCTCCAATTTCACAATTGCAGATTGCTTTGTCACAGGATTGTATTTCAAAGCTATTTTGATTACACCCTGAGGACCTACTTCGTCAAATTTATAACTCTGAATATACCCTTTATCAAAAAGTACTTTAGTTATTTCTTTTTTTATGTTGGATGCAGGTATCTCAACAACCCTGTGCTTCGCTTTGATAGCGTTTCTGAGTCTCGTCAGATAATCTGCTATGGGATCCGTTAACATTTTTATGCCTAGTTTAAACACCCCTTTGAAACGGGAGTGCAAAGTTAAGTAATTGAAATCAGAATTGAAAGTATTCTTACCAACTTGATTTTGTAACACCCGGAATCTTGCCGTCAGAGGCCATATCCCGGAACATAACTCTGGAAATTCCGAATTTCCGCATATAACCCCGAGGCCTTCCCGTGATTTTGCACCTGTTATGCAAACGAACGGGAGAAGAGTTACGTGGTAATTTATCCAAACCAACCCAATCACCCGCAGCTTTTAATCTAGTACGCTTCTCAGCAAACTTAGCTACTAAGGCTTCTCTCTTTCTCTCCCGTGCTTTAACTGATTCTTTTGCCATTGTCGGTAAATATCTTATATTAAGAATTATCCTTGTTTGTTCGCATTTGTAAATGGCATACCTAGTGCCTTCAACAATTCATAACTTTCTTCGTCAGAATTAGTAGAAGTAACAAATGTGATATCCATTCCGGTAATTTTATTTACCTTTTCTATACTAATCTCAGGGAAAATGATTTGCTCTTTAACACCGAAAGTATAATTTCCGCGTCCGTCAAATCCTTTGTCACTGATACCTTTGAAATCTCTAACTCGGGGCATTGCAATCGCAGTCAAACGATCAAGAAACTCATACATCCGATCACCACGAAGTGTAACCTTTGCTCCAATCGGCATGTTTTCACGCAATTTGAAGTTAGAAACCGCTTTCTTAGAAATCGTTGCGATTGCTTTTTGACCAGTGATCTGGCTCAATTCCTCAACACCAGTATCAACCAATTTCTTGTCAGCTACCGCTGCACCAATGCCTTTATTGATAACAATCTTAGTCAAACGAGGAACTTGCATCACTGACTTGTACTGAAATTTTTCTTTCAGTTGCGAAACAACTTCGCTTACATACTTTTCTTTTAA
Coding sequences:
- the infA gene encoding translation initiation factor IF-1: MAKQASIEQDGVILEALSNAMFRVILENKHEVIAHISGKMRMHYIKILPGDRVKLEMSPYDLSKARITYRYK
- the map gene encoding type I methionyl aminopeptidase, whose product is MIYLKTEEEIELIRKSAQVLGKAHAEVALWVKPGVTTNKLDAVAEEYIRDYGGIPSFKGFNKFPASLCISVNEVVVHGIPGNYALKEGDIVSIDCGVKLNGFHSDSAYTYPVGEVTQEVRDLLTATKRSLYKGIEQAVDGLRIGDVGFAVQNYVEERGYTVVRELVGHGVGKDLHESPEVPNYGKRGKGIRLREGMVLAIEPMINLGVKTVMQERDGWTIRTTDRKYSAHFEHTVVVRKGKAEILTTFDYIEKVTANTSLMVEVM
- the secY gene encoding preprotein translocase subunit SecY; protein product: MKRFLETIKHIFAIEELRTRILNTLLFITIFRLGSYVALPGVEPDQMNVSTQGLLGLLDTFLGGAFSKASIFALGIMPYISASIAIQLLTMALPYFQKMQKEGESGRKKLNQITRVLTIVVTLVQGTAYLNTTVPDEALLVSRSLFSISSVFVLTAGTMFCMWLGERITDKGIGNGISMLIMIGIVSRFPGAIYKEFVSRGSGQILLTVLEIVALYFVIMGAVMLTQAVRRIPIQYAKQVVGNRVMGGQRQYLPLKLNAAGVMPIIFAQALMFIPSLGASYFAEKSDFASNVATIFANYTTWQYNLLFAVLIIVFTFFYTAISVNPQQIADDMKRGGGFIPGVKPGQQTSEYISSILDRITFPGSLMLAVVATLPAFASLLGVSTDFAHFFGGTSLLIMVGVVLDTLQQIESYLLMRRYEGLMKSGRVTGRTESVAI
- the rplO gene encoding 50S ribosomal protein L15, with the protein product MNLSSLKPAVGSVKTGKRVGRGQGSGKGGTAARGHKGAQSRSGYSRKVGFEGGQMPLQRRLPKFGFNNINRVEYKALNLDAIQALAEKTGAAVITLDLIRENGLCAKKDLVKILNRGQVSIAVEVQANGFSASAVEAIEKAGGKAVKL
- the rpmD gene encoding 50S ribosomal protein L30, encoding MSKVRITQIKSTIDRPERQKLTIKALGLGKLNRTVEKENSDAIAGMIRKVSHLVKVEEI
- the rpsE gene encoding 30S ribosomal protein S5, with amino-acid sequence MSTNTKPSKVNESDLKERVVAINRVAKVVKGGRRFSFSAIVVVGDGNGVVGYGLGKANEVTDAIAKGIDDAKKNLIQVPMLKHTVPHQMEGKFSGGFVLIKPAAPGTGVLAGGPMRAVLESAGIKDVLAKSKGSSNPHNVIKATIDALLKMRAPHQVAFQRGVKLDKVFNG
- the rplR gene encoding 50S ribosomal protein L18, coding for MATAKVDRRQRLKYHIRKKVKGSSERPRLSVFRSNTSIYAQIIDDINGVTLASASSVDLGGRKENSNVEAAQQVGKKIAEKAQEAGIQAVVFDRNGYLYHGKVKALAEGAREGGLKF
- the rplF gene encoding 50S ribosomal protein L6, coding for MSRIGNKIIVLPAGVSVSVAEGNVVSVKGPKGTLHQTVDSDISVEIEGSELKVSRPTEQKRHKALHGLYRSLINNMVIGVDAGYKKELEIIGVGYKASAANNVLELQLGYSHNIFMAIPQEIKLTTTSEKGQNPKVILEGIDKELIGSVAAKIKSLRKVEPYKGKGIRFVGEVVRRKAGKSASKK
- the rpsH gene encoding 30S ribosomal protein S8, with the translated sequence MLTDPIADYLTRLRNAIKAKHRVVEIPASNIKKEITKVLFDKGYIQSYKFDEVGPQGVIKIALKYNPVTKQSAIVKLERVSKPGLRKYSGSSTLPRVLGGLGTVIISTSKGVMTDKEAKTLNVGGEVLCFVY
- the rpsN gene encoding 30S ribosomal protein S14, yielding MAKESVKARERKREALVAKFAEKRTRLKAAGDWVGLDKLPRNSSPVRLHNRCKITGRPRGYMRKFGISRVMFRDMASDGKIPGVTKSSW
- the rplE gene encoding 50S ribosomal protein L5 encodes the protein MAQPRLKEKYVSEVVSQLKEKFQYKSVMQVPRLTKIVINKGIGAAVADKKLVDTGVEELSQITGQKAIATISKKAVSNFKLRENMPIGAKVTLRGDRMYEFLDRLTAIAMPRVRDFKGISDKGFDGRGNYTFGVKEQIIFPEISIEKVNKITGMDITFVTSTNSDEESYELLKALGMPFTNANKQG